Proteins encoded in a region of the Paenibacillus pedocola genome:
- the ssuE gene encoding NADPH-dependent FMN reductase produces the protein MAKIVVINGTPSLVSRINAVIEYAEGDLRGRGFEVDRINVAELPAEDLIHTKFESEAIVKANGLVAEADAVIVVSPVYKASYTGVLKTFLDLVPQKGLAGKIVLPLFMGGSLAHLLAIDYALKPVLSVLGARHILGGVYAVDSQAVRNDQGVVELAEELKLRLNSVLEELAEETTHKAARKAGE, from the coding sequence GTGGCCAAAATAGTTGTAATTAACGGAACGCCATCCCTGGTATCACGGATTAACGCGGTCATCGAATATGCAGAGGGAGATCTGCGCGGGCGCGGTTTCGAAGTAGATCGGATTAATGTTGCCGAGCTTCCGGCCGAAGATTTGATTCACACCAAGTTTGAGAGCGAAGCCATTGTCAAAGCCAATGGGCTTGTAGCTGAGGCCGACGCGGTAATCGTGGTTAGCCCGGTATATAAGGCTTCTTACACAGGTGTACTGAAGACCTTCCTCGATCTGGTTCCGCAAAAAGGCCTCGCCGGCAAAATCGTGCTTCCGCTCTTCATGGGCGGCAGCCTGGCACATCTGCTGGCGATTGACTACGCACTGAAGCCGGTGCTGTCCGTACTCGGGGCACGTCATATCCTGGGCGGCGTATATGCGGTTGACTCCCAGGCGGTGCGTAACGATCAGGGTGTCGTTGAACTGGCCGAGGAGCTCAAGCTGCGACTGAACAGCGTGCTCGAGGAGCTTGCGGAAGAAACTACGCATAAAGCAGCGCGGAAAGCCGGAGAGTAA
- a CDS encoding histidine phosphatase family protein, with translation MGTTTVFLTRHGQTEWNVQQRMQGHQDSALTPLGVQQAQWLGRGLQEVQLDAVYASSSPRTLRTAELILGERKIPVTACDEFKEICMGAWEGRESSAIKQSDPEQFRYFWEDPGKFSVEGSETFAEVQERALNKLQELADRHEGQTLLIVTHTVVIKVLMAYFEARAMDKLWELPYIYPTCLCRIDITDGVPEILLHGDISHYESSEAGMES, from the coding sequence ATGGGGACAACAACAGTATTTTTGACACGGCATGGCCAGACAGAGTGGAATGTGCAGCAGCGTATGCAGGGACATCAGGACTCGGCGCTTACTCCGCTTGGGGTGCAGCAGGCACAGTGGCTCGGCCGGGGGCTGCAGGAGGTGCAGCTGGATGCGGTATATGCAAGCTCCAGTCCACGGACGCTGCGTACCGCGGAGCTGATTCTCGGGGAGCGGAAGATTCCTGTAACGGCTTGCGATGAATTCAAGGAGATATGCATGGGCGCCTGGGAAGGCCGTGAGTCCTCCGCGATTAAGCAAAGTGATCCGGAGCAGTTCCGTTATTTCTGGGAGGATCCCGGAAAATTCAGCGTGGAAGGCAGCGAAACGTTCGCAGAGGTGCAGGAGCGGGCGCTGAATAAGCTTCAAGAGCTTGCGGACAGGCATGAAGGGCAGACCCTGCTTATTGTGACGCACACGGTAGTGATCAAGGTGCTGATGGCGTACTTTGAAGCCAGGGCTATGGATAAGCTGTGGGAGCTGCCTTATATTTATCCCACTTGTCTGTGCAGAATCGATATTACAGATGGTGTGCCGGAGATCCTGCTGCACGGGGACATCAGTCATTATGAAAGTAGCGAAGCCGGAATGGAATCCTAA
- the serS gene encoding serine--tRNA ligase, translating to MLDMNWIRENKELVRNTAAWKRVDFPLDELLAWDDKRRLLRRETEQHRAERNGLTKEVEQLLRQGDAAAGEQAKEQVRKLNSRLAVLEADLAEADRRCGELQLLAPNPVSADTPIGRDDSENVELRRTGTLPEFSFAPRDHVELGELHGILDIPRGVKAGGPRSYVLKNAGLYLHLAVQRLALDVLAERGFTSMDVPVIVRPEALERTGFFPGGKDQTYELNGENRWLAGTSEVSLVSLYSDEIVELDEPMRLAGMSACFRREVGSAGRDVRGLYRVHQFSKIEQVVLCKNNPDTSEQMLQEILANAEYILQLLELPYRIVAVCSGDMSLKTHKQYDVETWMPSREAFGETHSASNLLDFQARRSNIRYRDEHGRLQYCHTLNNTAVATPRILIPLLENHQQEDGSIYIPAALRKYMNGLERLEVPQRNK from the coding sequence ATGCTGGACATGAACTGGATTAGGGAGAACAAAGAACTTGTGAGAAATACGGCGGCGTGGAAAAGAGTCGATTTCCCGCTGGATGAGCTGCTGGCGTGGGACGACAAGCGGCGCCTGCTGCGCCGCGAAACGGAGCAACACCGGGCTGAGCGCAACGGGTTGACCAAAGAGGTGGAACAGCTGCTGCGCCAGGGCGATGCCGCTGCCGGGGAGCAGGCTAAGGAGCAGGTCCGGAAGCTGAACAGCCGGCTGGCAGTTCTGGAAGCGGATCTGGCCGAGGCCGACCGCCGCTGCGGGGAGCTTCAGCTGCTTGCGCCGAATCCCGTATCGGCGGATACGCCGATCGGCAGGGACGACAGCGAGAACGTGGAGCTGCGGCGGACCGGAACCCTGCCGGAATTCAGCTTCGCGCCGCGCGATCACGTGGAGCTGGGCGAGCTGCACGGCATCCTCGACATCCCGCGCGGGGTCAAAGCCGGCGGACCGCGCAGCTATGTGCTGAAGAATGCCGGCCTCTATCTGCATCTGGCCGTGCAGCGGCTGGCCCTGGATGTACTCGCAGAGCGCGGCTTCACGTCCATGGATGTGCCGGTGATTGTCCGTCCGGAAGCGCTGGAGCGGACTGGTTTTTTCCCTGGCGGCAAGGACCAAACCTATGAGCTCAACGGGGAGAACCGCTGGCTGGCCGGCACGTCGGAGGTCTCGCTGGTCTCGCTGTACAGCGATGAGATCGTAGAACTTGATGAGCCGATGCGACTTGCCGGCATGTCGGCCTGCTTCCGCCGGGAGGTCGGCTCGGCAGGGCGCGATGTACGCGGCCTCTACCGGGTGCACCAGTTCTCGAAGATCGAGCAGGTGGTATTATGCAAGAATAACCCGGATACTTCGGAGCAGATGCTGCAGGAGATCCTGGCCAACGCCGAGTATATCCTGCAGCTGCTGGAGCTGCCTTACCGCATCGTTGCGGTATGCAGCGGTGATATGTCGCTGAAGACCCACAAGCAATATGATGTGGAGACCTGGATGCCCAGCCGTGAGGCCTTCGGCGAGACGCATTCGGCATCCAATCTGCTGGATTTCCAGGCGCGCCGGTCGAATATCCGCTACCGTGACGAGCACGGGCGGCTGCAGTATTGCCATACGCTGAACAACACCGCAGTGGCTACGCCGCGGATTTTAATACCGCTGCTGGAGAACCACCAGCAGGAGGACGGGTCGATTTATATTCCGGCAGCGCTTCGTAAATATATGAACGGGTTGGAGCGGCTTGAAGTGCCGCAGAGAAATAAATAA
- a CDS encoding MFS transporter has product MLKRSYFGLLSTISLSTFGDTFGLLAMEWMVYELTGSKLAMGALVLCSGIPELLIRLLGSPLSDRLNRVRLMAFLAAIRLLAIALPLGMGLAGHLQLWHLFAAAALSGACSALFLPTAMAIVPGMAGDRKLMRAFAVIDGCKGAAALLGPALAGVLTASSGAIPALGINAVCYAAAIATLLYLPKLARPQEAAGSFSVQAYLREIAEGFSFYKQFPSMLVIMIMVSISNFSSIAVWTMMVPYVREVLQRDAAALGTLSTASALGYLTGISVVSLIGEVKHRRLVMLGSLCGMGIIIALWGLIPSYPFALTAAFSSAALGPFFGSISSALHGRLVPGSLQGRVNSIRFLIGGSLQPAGAFAGGVVAEVYGVPTLFLAAGLLPAVCAALATLLPVLRPLDGDLPAHPAETGPGGNNAALVTLAK; this is encoded by the coding sequence ATGTTAAAACGCAGTTATTTCGGACTGCTGTCCACCATATCCTTAAGCACCTTCGGTGATACTTTTGGACTCCTGGCCATGGAATGGATGGTCTATGAACTGACCGGCTCCAAGCTGGCCATGGGTGCGCTTGTACTCTGCTCCGGCATTCCGGAGCTGCTGATCCGCCTGCTGGGCTCGCCGCTGTCTGACCGGCTGAACCGCGTGCGCCTCATGGCCTTCCTGGCGGCCATCCGGCTGCTGGCCATCGCCCTGCCGCTCGGGATGGGCCTGGCTGGCCACCTGCAGCTCTGGCATCTGTTCGCCGCAGCAGCGCTCAGCGGCGCCTGCTCCGCGCTGTTCCTGCCGACGGCCATGGCCATCGTCCCGGGCATGGCCGGTGACCGCAAGCTGATGCGCGCCTTTGCCGTCATTGACGGCTGCAAAGGCGCCGCCGCCCTGCTCGGCCCGGCCCTGGCCGGCGTACTGACCGCCAGCAGCGGAGCAATACCGGCGCTTGGCATCAACGCAGTCTGTTATGCAGCCGCCATCGCCACCCTGCTGTACCTGCCGAAGCTCGCGAGGCCCCAGGAAGCTGCCGGCAGCTTCTCCGTCCAGGCATACCTGCGGGAAATTGCCGAAGGATTCAGCTTCTATAAGCAGTTCCCGTCCATGCTGGTCATTATGATTATGGTCTCCATCAGCAACTTCAGCTCGATTGCCGTCTGGACCATGATGGTCCCTTATGTCCGTGAAGTGCTGCAGCGGGATGCGGCAGCGCTGGGTACGCTGAGCACCGCTTCTGCGCTGGGCTATTTAACCGGAATCAGTGTGGTTTCGCTGATCGGGGAAGTCAAACACCGGCGGCTTGTCATGCTCGGCAGCCTATGCGGGATGGGCATCATCATTGCGCTGTGGGGCCTGATCCCAAGCTATCCGTTTGCGCTCACCGCCGCATTCAGCAGTGCAGCCTTGGGTCCTTTCTTTGGTTCTATCAGCTCCGCGCTGCATGGCCGGCTGGTTCCCGGCAGCTTGCAGGGCCGGGTGAACTCGATCCGTTTCCTGATCGGCGGCAGCCTGCAGCCGGCCGGCGCTTTTGCCGGCGGTGTGGTCGCAGAGGTCTATGGGGTGCCCACGCTGTTCCTGGCTGCCGGACTGCTGCCGGCCGTTTGCGCCGCACTTGCTACACTGCTTCCAGTTCTCAGGCCGCTTGACGGCGACCTCCCGGCGCATCCGGCGGAAACCGGTCCGGGCGGCAACAACGCAGCGCTGGTCACACTGGCCAAATAA
- a CDS encoding S-layer homology domain-containing protein, with product MKLSSQSRKTLSLLLVLVLFLTGGFPGISPGTGTASADAPITVEAALAKTAIENVTVLGYIVGWYTTGTGTYSQDPASFTADTNLAVADNPAETNPAKIMPVQLPSSPDYIRKQFGLKTNPSLLGTQIVITGKTEAYFSVPGIKSVSKVEMFSTTQSPPVSASPASGSTVGKGSTIALSTSSVTASVYYSVYANGSTTAALDNVWYQTPIPVDASYNTLTIKAYSTSPGLTDSPLATFTYKAVSVLDNLKINQIQGAAHTSPYADSLVTNVKGIVTYIKDADTFYIQSPDADADTDIKTSEAVMIYQKGGSSAVKTGDSVTIDGTVQEYGFSGQLTTTEIAATKIAVLSSGNALPAAIVTGTGGRVIPTAVIDDDKLTKFEPATDAIDFYESLEGMRLQLNKPTTVGPAVYYASSSTFEIPVITDNGTANTNEVYSAAGGLVLTGADFNPQRLMLSVKTAPILTTGQKFTENITGILSYDYGKFIISTESGTLPGVSASTLQRETTILAYDEGKLTVASFNIENFSKLNDNKKITNVAKDIVVNLKTPDIVGLTEVQDNDGTADSGVTDASESFQALIDAINALPGSSGTDYAYTDIAPENNKDGGAPDGNIRSGFLYNKNRVELKAGTKGTATQAVSYSAAAGLSLNPGRIDPLNGAFTNSRKPLAAEFTFKGNDVILIANHFNSKGSDSYLFGSTQPPAFSSEVQRANIAKAVNGFVADVLEQNADANVIVLGDLNDFQFSNTLNLLKGSALTNLVNTLPLNQRYSYVYQGNSQTLDHILVNNRLASGSKLDIVHLNADFADPGDYASSVTFPEDIRVSDHDPLVAQIDFAPTDFNLRVLHTNDTHSHLENVTKRTSAISSERTGNSVLLDAGDVFSGTLYFTQFKGQADIKFMNNIGYDAMTFGNHEFDLNKGQPEVLKDFVTAAKFPFASANIDFTTKNSELAELYHGTTGTLETDETKSTAKDGNIYPSVIKDVYGEKIGIFGLTTEDTVGLSSPGDKISFKDHVESAKKTVALLEAQGINKIIAVTHLGYTVDQELAKAVPGIDIIVGGHSHTKIDNPPSPVVNVGTGKKVLIVQTGEYSQFLGELDVTFDKNGEILGYSGALLDVNRFGEDATAKALLAPYDAELATVRSTVVGSSNVDLYVNRTIDGKSVRVVRQEETPIGNMIADSISEKVKELLPNFVSASDLASIKGVVAIQNGGGIRAAIDKGDITMGEVLTTLPFGNSLVALKVTGAEIISSLENSVSGLSSDQGRFAQVSGMKYTYDSTKTPEIVDPLTGNVTQAGQRIVSVDIQQANGSYVPVDPNAYYILSTNSFMAGGGDFYRALAAAKADGRYYELGLPDFEVLLSYLKNHNPVDVAVQGRITDLKGTTPAPTATPTPTPTATSAPGGGVITVTPSPTASASAAPAATPQVTTITAADLTAKLAALPAGSSELVIPVTGSAGGAQIVLPGSVLIQQAAAKPATVLTFTTTNGSSYSLPLSLVNGTALAAQLSSSDFTITVSILSASTATLSSVNQAIAAQAGSGTLAAPVIEFSITAKSGTASVPLNSFGSTYVKRTLTAPSILNPGSATAVSFDPVTGKIAFVPSVFTTKADGTTEVTIKRNSNSYYTVVQSTKTFADITGHWAKSAIDLLASKLIITGTSATAFSPSQQVTRAEFAALITRSLGLAKASSGTTFSDVSAGAWYAEAVQTAAAAGLITGYTDGSFKPSSPITRQEMAAILSKAMKFTGKTLNGDLSALKKFSDAAALPAWSQAAVAEIAAEGIIQGQPDGSFAPQKSATRAEAATMLEKTLKSLGFIN from the coding sequence ATGAAATTGTCTTCACAAAGCAGGAAAACACTCAGTCTTCTTCTGGTGTTAGTACTATTTCTAACCGGGGGCTTCCCGGGAATTTCTCCCGGCACCGGTACAGCTTCGGCAGACGCGCCGATAACAGTAGAAGCCGCCTTAGCCAAGACAGCAATCGAGAATGTAACCGTCTTGGGGTATATTGTCGGGTGGTATACCACGGGTACAGGTACATATTCCCAAGACCCGGCCAGTTTCACCGCAGACACGAATCTTGCAGTCGCAGACAACCCCGCAGAGACGAATCCCGCCAAAATCATGCCCGTCCAGTTGCCCTCATCACCCGATTATATCCGCAAACAGTTTGGTTTGAAGACCAACCCTTCGCTCCTGGGTACACAGATTGTGATCACAGGAAAGACAGAAGCCTACTTTTCAGTACCCGGCATTAAAAGTGTTTCCAAGGTAGAAATGTTCAGCACCACCCAGTCCCCTCCTGTCTCAGCTTCTCCGGCCTCCGGCTCTACGGTAGGCAAAGGCTCCACCATCGCTTTAAGCACTTCATCCGTCACTGCAAGCGTGTACTACAGTGTATACGCCAACGGCAGCACCACTGCTGCTCTGGATAATGTATGGTACCAGACGCCAATTCCAGTTGACGCTAGCTATAATACCCTTACCATTAAAGCCTACTCCACTTCACCGGGGCTTACAGACAGCCCTCTTGCTACTTTTACCTACAAAGCCGTATCCGTACTCGATAATTTGAAGATTAATCAAATCCAGGGAGCCGCCCATACTTCGCCGTATGCCGACAGCCTGGTTACGAATGTGAAGGGGATTGTCACCTACATCAAGGATGCGGATACTTTCTACATTCAATCGCCTGATGCAGATGCCGATACGGATATCAAAACCTCCGAAGCGGTGATGATCTATCAAAAAGGCGGCAGCAGCGCCGTCAAGACAGGCGACTCCGTTACCATTGACGGAACCGTTCAGGAATACGGCTTCAGTGGCCAATTAACCACAACGGAAATCGCCGCCACCAAAATTGCTGTGCTCAGCAGCGGCAACGCACTGCCGGCTGCAATTGTAACAGGTACAGGCGGACGCGTGATTCCAACGGCAGTCATCGATGATGACAAGCTGACCAAATTTGAGCCGGCTACGGATGCCATCGACTTCTACGAGAGTCTGGAGGGCATGCGCCTGCAGCTCAACAAGCCGACTACCGTCGGTCCGGCTGTCTATTATGCATCCAGCAGCACTTTTGAGATTCCGGTCATTACGGATAATGGAACTGCCAATACAAACGAAGTCTATTCCGCTGCAGGCGGCCTGGTGCTGACCGGTGCCGACTTCAATCCGCAGCGCCTGATGCTCTCTGTGAAGACCGCGCCTATTCTCACCACAGGCCAGAAGTTCACGGAGAACATCACCGGTATTCTGTCTTACGATTACGGTAAATTCATCATCTCCACGGAATCAGGAACACTCCCTGGAGTAAGCGCAAGCACCCTGCAAAGAGAAACCACTATCCTCGCCTACGATGAGGGCAAGCTGACGGTTGCCTCTTTTAACATTGAGAATTTCTCCAAGCTCAATGACAACAAGAAGATAACCAATGTAGCGAAGGATATTGTCGTCAACCTGAAGACTCCGGATATTGTCGGCCTCACAGAGGTGCAGGACAATGACGGCACCGCCGATTCAGGCGTGACTGATGCCAGCGAGAGCTTCCAGGCGCTGATTGACGCCATCAATGCACTTCCCGGCAGCAGCGGCACCGATTATGCCTATACGGATATCGCCCCGGAGAATAACAAAGACGGCGGTGCTCCGGACGGCAACATCCGTTCCGGCTTCCTCTACAATAAGAACAGAGTCGAACTCAAAGCAGGTACAAAAGGAACTGCAACGCAAGCGGTAAGCTACAGCGCAGCAGCAGGCCTCAGTCTGAACCCCGGTCGGATTGATCCGCTGAATGGAGCCTTCACTAATTCGCGCAAACCGCTGGCAGCAGAATTTACTTTTAAGGGTAATGATGTCATCCTCATCGCCAACCACTTTAACTCCAAGGGCAGCGACAGCTATCTGTTCGGCTCCACCCAGCCGCCGGCCTTCAGCAGCGAAGTCCAGCGGGCGAACATTGCCAAGGCAGTCAACGGATTCGTTGCAGATGTGCTTGAGCAGAATGCGGATGCCAATGTCATCGTGCTCGGCGATTTGAATGACTTCCAGTTCTCTAACACCCTGAATCTGTTAAAAGGCAGTGCACTTACGAATCTCGTAAACACCCTGCCGCTAAACCAACGTTATTCCTATGTATATCAGGGCAATTCACAGACGCTCGATCACATTCTCGTTAACAACAGGCTGGCATCCGGCAGCAAGCTGGATATCGTGCATCTCAATGCTGATTTTGCCGATCCAGGCGATTATGCCAGCAGCGTTACCTTCCCTGAAGATATCCGGGTAAGTGACCATGACCCGCTGGTCGCACAGATTGACTTTGCCCCAACTGACTTTAACCTGCGTGTACTGCATACGAATGATACACACAGCCATCTGGAAAATGTAACGAAGCGCACCTCGGCGATCAGCAGCGAACGGACAGGCAACTCCGTACTGCTCGATGCAGGCGACGTTTTCTCCGGCACGCTGTACTTCACCCAGTTCAAGGGACAAGCAGACATCAAGTTCATGAACAACATCGGCTATGACGCGATGACGTTCGGTAACCATGAGTTTGACCTGAATAAGGGGCAGCCGGAAGTGCTGAAAGACTTCGTGACGGCGGCCAAATTCCCGTTCGCCAGCGCCAACATTGACTTTACAACGAAGAACAGCGAGCTTGCAGAGCTCTATCATGGCACCACCGGGACGCTCGAAACTGATGAGACCAAGAGCACAGCAAAGGATGGAAACATCTACCCTTCGGTCATCAAGGATGTATACGGCGAGAAGATCGGGATCTTCGGCCTGACTACAGAGGATACGGTAGGGCTGTCCTCGCCAGGCGACAAGATCAGCTTCAAGGATCATGTGGAAAGCGCCAAGAAAACAGTAGCACTGCTGGAAGCCCAGGGTATTAACAAAATCATCGCCGTTACCCATCTGGGCTATACCGTTGACCAGGAGCTGGCCAAGGCCGTTCCGGGAATTGACATTATCGTCGGCGGTCACTCGCATACGAAGATCGATAATCCTCCGTCTCCGGTTGTGAATGTTGGAACCGGCAAAAAGGTACTCATCGTGCAGACCGGTGAATACAGCCAATTTCTCGGTGAGCTGGATGTTACCTTTGATAAAAATGGAGAAATTCTCGGTTACAGCGGGGCACTGCTGGATGTTAACCGCTTCGGCGAAGATGCAACTGCCAAAGCATTGCTTGCTCCGTATGATGCAGAATTGGCTACCGTACGCAGCACTGTAGTAGGCTCCTCAAACGTTGATCTTTACGTCAACCGCACGATTGACGGCAAATCGGTACGGGTTGTACGTCAGGAAGAAACACCGATCGGCAACATGATTGCCGACAGTATCTCGGAGAAAGTTAAAGAGCTGCTGCCGAACTTCGTATCGGCAAGTGACCTCGCTTCGATTAAGGGCGTTGTTGCTATCCAGAACGGCGGCGGTATCCGTGCAGCCATCGACAAGGGCGACATCACAATGGGTGAAGTGCTGACCACTCTTCCTTTCGGCAACAGCCTGGTTGCCCTCAAGGTTACCGGTGCGGAAATCATCTCCTCACTGGAGAACTCCGTCAGCGGCCTTAGCTCCGACCAGGGCCGGTTCGCACAGGTTTCCGGCATGAAATATACGTATGACTCTACGAAGACGCCGGAAATTGTCGACCCGTTAACCGGCAATGTGACACAAGCCGGACAACGCATTGTATCTGTTGATATTCAGCAGGCTAACGGCTCCTATGTGCCTGTTGATCCGAACGCTTACTATATTCTGTCCACGAACTCCTTCATGGCAGGCGGCGGCGACTTCTACCGGGCGCTGGCTGCAGCCAAGGCGGACGGACGTTATTATGAGCTCGGTCTTCCGGATTTTGAAGTTCTGTTGTCCTATTTGAAAAATCACAATCCCGTAGACGTCGCTGTCCAAGGCCGGATCACCGACCTGAAAGGAACCACTCCGGCTCCAACAGCTACACCTACACCGACTCCAACAGCTACCAGTGCACCTGGCGGAGGCGTAATAACCGTAACACCTTCACCTACAGCCAGCGCATCAGCAGCACCTGCAGCAACACCGCAAGTGACTACAATTACCGCTGCTGATTTGACTGCCAAACTGGCAGCTCTGCCGGCCGGAAGCAGCGAACTCGTCATTCCGGTTACCGGCTCAGCCGGCGGAGCCCAGATTGTGCTTCCGGGCAGTGTGCTGATCCAGCAGGCTGCGGCCAAACCGGCAACAGTGCTTACGTTTACTACAACGAACGGAAGCTCTTATTCACTTCCGCTCAGCCTCGTAAACGGAACGGCACTTGCAGCACAGCTAAGCAGCAGTGACTTCACGATCACCGTCTCCATTCTGTCAGCCAGCACGGCCACACTGAGCAGTGTGAACCAGGCTATTGCTGCACAAGCGGGTTCCGGCACCCTGGCAGCGCCGGTAATTGAGTTCAGCATCACTGCGAAATCGGGAACTGCCAGCGTACCGCTGAACAGCTTCGGCAGCACCTATGTGAAACGGACGCTTACGGCTCCATCCATCTTGAATCCGGGATCGGCAACAGCCGTATCCTTCGACCCGGTAACCGGAAAAATTGCCTTCGTACCTTCCGTATTCACCACGAAGGCAGATGGAACTACCGAGGTCACGATCAAACGCAACAGCAACAGCTATTACACCGTTGTCCAGTCTACTAAGACGTTCGCAGACATTACCGGCCACTGGGCCAAATCAGCAATTGATCTCCTCGCATCCAAGCTGATTATTACCGGAACCAGTGCCACTGCATTCTCGCCTTCGCAGCAGGTGACCCGGGCAGAATTCGCAGCCCTGATTACCCGCTCGCTTGGTCTGGCGAAGGCAAGCAGCGGCACCACCTTCAGTGATGTCAGTGCGGGCGCATGGTATGCGGAGGCTGTGCAGACGGCAGCTGCAGCAGGACTGATCACCGGTTATACTGACGGCAGCTTCAAGCCAAGCAGTCCGATCACCCGCCAGGAGATGGCAGCGATCTTGTCCAAGGCCATGAAATTCACCGGCAAAACATTAAATGGGGATCTCTCGGCGCTGAAGAAATTCAGTGACGCAGCAGCCCTCCCTGCCTGGTCTCAGGCGGCGGTAGCTGAGATTGCCGCTGAGGGCATCATTCAGGGACAGCCGGACGGCTCGTTCGCTCCGCAGAAATCGGCTACCCGCGCGGAAGCCGCCACGATGCTGGAGAAAACCCTGAAGTCACTCGGATTTATTAACTAA
- a CDS encoding aminoglycoside N(3)-acetyltransferase has translation MEEVQGNLITVETLAADFRRLGVQEGMTLLLHSSFKSLGQWVAGGPVAVILALEEVLGAEGTLVMPTHSSDLTDPAGWSNPPVPEAWWQTIREQMPAYDPDMTLLRGMGIIPDTFRKQQGVRRSSHPVHSFAAWGKHRDKITSGHELEFAFGEHSPLARIYDLNGSVLLLGVNSLNNTSLHLAEYRADYAGKQEVTAGAPMLVGGAREWVQFRDLNWNSDDFAEIGEDFDRETGRITHGNVAASAAQLIPQREIVDYAAGWLARKRK, from the coding sequence GTGGAAGAAGTGCAGGGTAATTTGATTACGGTAGAGACCTTAGCGGCCGATTTCCGCAGGTTAGGGGTGCAGGAGGGCATGACGCTACTGCTGCACTCCTCGTTTAAATCGCTTGGCCAGTGGGTGGCCGGCGGTCCGGTGGCAGTAATTCTGGCTCTGGAGGAGGTGCTCGGCGCAGAGGGGACGCTGGTTATGCCGACACACTCCTCCGATTTGACCGATCCGGCAGGGTGGAGTAATCCTCCGGTGCCGGAGGCCTGGTGGCAGACAATCCGGGAACAGATGCCGGCCTATGATCCGGATATGACCCTGCTGCGGGGAATGGGCATTATTCCCGATACCTTCCGCAAGCAGCAGGGGGTTAGACGCAGCAGCCATCCGGTCCATTCTTTTGCCGCTTGGGGGAAGCACCGGGATAAGATTACCAGCGGGCATGAGCTGGAGTTCGCCTTCGGGGAGCATTCCCCGCTGGCCAGGATCTATGATCTGAACGGAAGCGTACTGCTGCTGGGCGTAAATAGTCTGAACAACACCTCTCTTCATCTGGCGGAGTACCGGGCTGATTATGCGGGGAAGCAGGAAGTGACTGCCGGTGCGCCCATGCTGGTGGGAGGAGCCAGGGAGTGGGTGCAGTTCAGGGATCTGAACTGGAATTCCGATGACTTTGCGGAGATTGGTGAAGACTTTGACCGGGAGACAGGCCGGATAACCCATGGTAACGTTGCAGCTTCAGCAGCACAGCTGATCCCGCAGCGGGAGATCGTAGATTATGCGGCAGGCTGGCTGGCACGGAAGCGGAAATAG
- a CDS encoding ArsR/SmtB family transcription factor: MSYKVQVDFAPMYECIASLNAFLYKQNHNAMDAGKLWVREVQEQFAPVQLQRMREIITISEDFSLAPYIWTCPGERTVSGFLNWFDELTTGELYEISGRFGQSVPSNLAELRSAATEILRVWDAGYFSRIDPQILEGLHQEADARKDMLTGGNDMEVYEQATAGMRLYPAGQLKQVILIPQYHPRPLVTSAFYDEFVFTSYSCDVLPPEEGRPAPALLRLTRALSDETRLYILRLLTGKQLNFTEIVKLVGLSKSTIHYHLIALRAAGLVIVHYNGKSISYSLRLEALTELPHQIGTYLES, from the coding sequence ATGAGCTATAAGGTACAAGTGGATTTTGCGCCAATGTATGAATGTATTGCCAGCCTTAATGCTTTTCTTTACAAACAGAATCATAATGCCATGGACGCGGGAAAACTCTGGGTCCGCGAGGTACAGGAACAGTTCGCTCCGGTGCAGCTGCAGAGAATGCGGGAGATTATCACCATATCCGAGGATTTCAGCTTAGCTCCATATATTTGGACCTGCCCGGGCGAGCGCACCGTCAGCGGGTTCCTGAATTGGTTCGATGAGCTGACCACGGGTGAGCTGTACGAGATCTCCGGCCGTTTCGGCCAATCTGTTCCCTCCAATCTGGCCGAGCTGCGAAGTGCCGCCACTGAGATCCTGCGCGTTTGGGATGCCGGCTATTTCAGCAGGATTGATCCGCAGATTCTTGAGGGACTGCATCAAGAGGCTGATGCCAGAAAAGACATGCTAACCGGCGGGAATGACATGGAGGTTTACGAGCAGGCCACCGCAGGCATGAGGCTGTATCCCGCCGGACAGCTGAAACAGGTCATCCTTATCCCGCAATATCATCCCCGGCCGCTGGTTACTTCGGCTTTTTATGATGAATTTGTGTTCACCAGCTACTCCTGCGATGTCCTTCCACCGGAGGAGGGACGCCCGGCACCGGCGCTGCTGCGGCTTACCCGGGCTCTTTCAGACGAGACACGGCTGTACATTCTTCGCCTGCTTACCGGGAAGCAGCTGAATTTCACTGAGATTGTTAAGCTGGTCGGCCTTTCCAAAAGCACAATCCACTACCATCTGATCGCACTGCGTGCGGCGGGGCTGGTCATCGTCCATTACAACGGCAAGAGCATCTCCTACAGCTTGCGGCTGGAGGCACTGACTGAACTGCCTCATCAAATCGGAACGTATCTGGAGAGCTAA